In Natronococcus occultus SP4, the following proteins share a genomic window:
- a CDS encoding DUF1328 family protein, translating into MYEFATAVPLQLGGVDFLYWAVIFMVLALVAAAVGAGGVAGVSMEIARIFVLIFIVLAVIALLL; encoded by the coding sequence ATGTACGAGTTCGCAACCGCGGTTCCGCTCCAGCTCGGCGGCGTCGACTTCCTCTACTGGGCAGTCATCTTCATGGTTCTGGCGCTCGTCGCCGCCGCGGTCGGCGCCGGCGGCGTCGCGGGGGTCTCGATGGAGATCGCGCGGATCTTCGTGCTGATCTTCATCGTCCTCGCGGTGATCGCACTCCTGTTGTGA
- a CDS encoding DUF3194 domain-containing protein: MPSEEPTDEEIVQTASDAAEGLIFSRYKQSDVRDCDVTVSFEDGVLEVDVYLNAPEDDADPEQVADDAALAAREAVDELFAE, encoded by the coding sequence ATGCCAAGCGAGGAGCCGACCGACGAGGAGATCGTCCAGACCGCCTCCGACGCGGCGGAGGGGCTGATCTTCTCCCGGTACAAACAGTCCGACGTCCGCGACTGTGACGTCACGGTCAGCTTCGAGGACGGCGTCCTCGAAGTTGACGTCTATCTGAACGCTCCCGAGGACGACGCCGACCCCGAGCAGGTCGCCGACGATGCGGCCCTCGCCGCGCGTGAGGCCGTCGACGAGCTGTTCGCGGAGTAA
- a CDS encoding rhomboid family intramembrane serine protease: MPIGPTQVALGALVLVAIGFTWRYGGRDRWRALVADRFVYGVPWGTLLTVGIVVAFYLFAQGGLRHWSEPLTYPFITWSYLYPLGWLTAGIAHGSPEHLVANMTGTLAFAPIAEYAWGHDPTRRTATDANGDDTGLLGRPWFRAVVAFPAALLAAAYLTAFFSLGPGLGFSGAVFAIAGFALVTYPLATIVAVLASSGLQLLYDALTQPVVREAVERGPPAPPEWAGIGFQAHLLGFLVGVLLGIALLRRRSRRPTPARLVLATALFGLVQSLWLLVLPAAEDVFTLYRGAGVVLVFSLAIGTTVAVTGSDRPLPRVVPIERATRRRLAGAWLAVLVLAVLVGTVGLLVGDQPVLFGLGVVLLVATLLALPALPSVVPDRMLSSPLSRRQTAIACLGVLTLLVAVPSIPFGLTVVDDAVPGTGEVEVEGYAVTYEQNVTVGQDSVVDVDTNESETRRDGVVLVNADREISTVSVRSDLLEYAGEGSVDVGGFGWRETVDVERTGWEVVGNETAYAVDLEIDDETTRSFASDPVRAHATVDEQTFHVVPDEETFLLRVTEDGADVGETAIPSANETATVGDLQVSTEELDGVERVVVETDETEVQIATQERYAAETAAEELDEIEEP, from the coding sequence ATGCCCATCGGACCGACACAGGTCGCTCTCGGGGCGCTCGTTCTCGTCGCGATCGGGTTCACGTGGCGCTACGGGGGACGTGACCGCTGGCGGGCGCTCGTCGCCGACAGGTTCGTTTACGGCGTTCCGTGGGGAACGCTTCTCACCGTCGGAATCGTTGTCGCGTTCTACCTGTTTGCCCAGGGCGGGCTCCGACACTGGAGCGAGCCGCTGACCTACCCGTTCATTACCTGGTCGTATCTTTACCCGCTCGGCTGGCTTACCGCCGGTATCGCCCACGGCTCGCCCGAGCACCTGGTGGCGAACATGACCGGGACGCTCGCGTTCGCCCCGATCGCGGAGTACGCGTGGGGACACGACCCCACACGTCGAACTGCAACCGACGCGAACGGCGACGACACTGGGCTGTTGGGGCGGCCCTGGTTCCGTGCGGTCGTCGCGTTTCCGGCCGCGTTGCTCGCCGCCGCGTATCTGACGGCGTTCTTCTCGCTCGGACCCGGACTCGGCTTCTCCGGAGCGGTCTTCGCCATCGCCGGCTTTGCCCTCGTCACGTACCCGCTCGCTACTATCGTCGCAGTACTTGCATCCAGCGGGCTCCAGTTGCTGTACGACGCCCTGACACAGCCGGTGGTTCGCGAGGCCGTTGAACGAGGACCCCCAGCGCCGCCCGAGTGGGCCGGGATCGGCTTTCAGGCCCACCTGCTGGGATTCCTGGTCGGGGTGCTCCTCGGTATCGCTCTCCTGCGGCGTCGGTCCCGTCGCCCAACCCCCGCACGTCTCGTCCTCGCGACGGCTCTGTTCGGACTCGTCCAGTCGCTCTGGCTGCTCGTCTTGCCCGCCGCCGAGGACGTGTTCACCCTCTATCGGGGTGCCGGCGTCGTGCTCGTCTTCTCGCTCGCGATCGGCACCACCGTCGCCGTCACGGGTAGCGATCGCCCGCTCCCGCGGGTGGTGCCGATCGAGCGGGCGACCCGGCGTCGACTCGCCGGCGCGTGGCTCGCCGTCCTCGTGCTCGCCGTTCTGGTCGGTACCGTGGGGCTTCTCGTGGGCGACCAGCCGGTACTCTTCGGGCTGGGAGTGGTGCTGCTGGTCGCGACGCTGCTCGCGCTGCCGGCGCTGCCGTCGGTCGTTCCCGACCGGATGCTCTCGAGTCCGCTCTCCCGGCGCCAGACGGCGATCGCCTGTCTGGGCGTGCTGACGCTGCTGGTCGCCGTGCCGAGCATCCCGTTCGGTCTGACGGTCGTCGACGACGCCGTTCCGGGAACCGGCGAGGTCGAGGTCGAGGGGTACGCCGTGACCTACGAGCAAAACGTGACGGTTGGCCAGGACTCGGTCGTCGACGTCGACACGAACGAGTCCGAAACCCGGCGGGACGGGGTGGTCCTCGTCAACGCCGATCGCGAGATTTCGACCGTCTCCGTCCGATCCGATCTGCTCGAGTACGCCGGCGAGGGCAGCGTCGACGTCGGCGGGTTCGGCTGGCGCGAAACGGTCGACGTCGAGCGAACCGGCTGGGAGGTCGTCGGAAACGAGACGGCCTACGCCGTCGACCTCGAGATCGACGACGAGACGACACGGTCGTTCGCCTCCGACCCGGTTCGAGCCCACGCAACGGTCGACGAGCAGACGTTCCACGTCGTGCCCGACGAGGAGACGTTCCTGCTCCGCGTCACCGAGGACGGTGCCGACGTCGGCGAAACGGCGATTCCGTCGGCCAACGAGACGGCGACGGTTGGCGATCTCCAGGTCTCGACCGAGGAACTCGACGGGGTCGAACGGGTGGTCGTCGAAACCGACGAAACGGAAGTACAGATCGCCACGCAGGAACGGTACGCGGCCGAGACAGCGGCGGAAGAACTGGACGAAATCGAGGAGCCGTAA
- a CDS encoding AzlC family ABC transporter permease, with protein MEIESETNVSDGDSDGDAVEDPEGATGQTDGTEPVTFGREGIREGLLTCLPVAVGVGGYGVAFGVLASQVGLSVAEATLMSAVVVAGASQIVAVELWADPIPIAAIVITTFAINLRYSLMGAALQPWFKRLSPGKAYGSLFFMADENWALTMRDFRSGNGRGAFLLGSGIAIWTFWVGSTIVGAVAGEAIGDPAQYGFDFVLAAVFLALAAELWEGQSTLVPWLASLGVALVAAELLPGQWYILLGGFAAALVEVIRHDR; from the coding sequence ATGGAGATCGAGTCAGAGACGAACGTGAGCGACGGCGACAGCGATGGCGACGCCGTCGAAGATCCCGAGGGAGCGACCGGCCAGACCGACGGCACCGAACCGGTGACCTTCGGTCGAGAGGGGATCCGCGAGGGGCTGCTGACCTGTCTGCCCGTCGCCGTCGGCGTCGGCGGCTACGGCGTGGCCTTCGGCGTGCTGGCGAGCCAGGTCGGGTTGAGCGTCGCGGAGGCGACGCTGATGAGCGCCGTCGTCGTCGCCGGCGCCTCCCAGATCGTCGCCGTCGAGCTGTGGGCCGATCCGATCCCGATCGCGGCGATCGTGATCACGACGTTCGCGATCAACCTGCGGTACTCGCTGATGGGCGCGGCGCTCCAGCCCTGGTTCAAGCGGCTCTCGCCCGGGAAGGCCTACGGCAGCCTGTTTTTCATGGCCGACGAGAACTGGGCGCTGACGATGCGGGACTTCCGGTCGGGCAACGGACGCGGCGCCTTCCTGCTGGGCAGCGGGATCGCGATCTGGACCTTCTGGGTCGGTTCGACGATCGTCGGCGCCGTCGCGGGCGAGGCGATCGGCGATCCCGCACAGTACGGGTTCGACTTCGTCCTCGCGGCCGTGTTCCTCGCGCTGGCAGCCGAGCTCTGGGAGGGGCAGTCGACGCTCGTCCCCTGGCTGGCCTCGCTGGGCGTCGCCCTCGTCGCCGCGGAACTGCTCCCGGGCCAGTGGTACATCCTGCTTGGCGGGTTCGCCGCCGCGCTCGTGGAGGTGATCCGCCATGATCGGTGA
- a CDS encoding LLM class flavin-dependent oxidoreductase has product MNLSIVDLAPVRDGESATEAYEHSTELARLAEELGYSRYWMAEHHGLADSIASTTPEVLIAHLAAKTDEIRVGSGTVLLNHYSPFKVAETFSSLDALAPGRVDLGLGRATGMPAVDRALGTERRKRNPDKDHAEKIEAAASHLYDGFEEDHPYADIRLPRSAEDAPELWVLGSSPSSAKIAGKLGLQYCFAAFIRPQLAEQAFETYRDSFESSAFGAGPDEPSGMLAVNAVCAETDEKAARLRATAEASYKRMQQGVVGSMPPVEEAIDELGGVPEPTPSPLPEGEWPRSISGSPETMQDLLEQLTDRVGVDDVIVQNLIADHDDVCRSHELLAEAVGLEAN; this is encoded by the coding sequence GTGAATCTCTCGATCGTCGATCTCGCGCCGGTACGGGACGGGGAGAGTGCGACCGAGGCCTACGAACACAGTACGGAGCTCGCCCGCCTCGCCGAGGAGCTGGGCTACTCCCGGTACTGGATGGCCGAACACCACGGGCTGGCCGACTCGATTGCCAGCACAACGCCCGAGGTGTTGATCGCCCACCTCGCCGCGAAGACTGACGAGATCCGGGTCGGCTCCGGAACCGTCCTGTTGAACCACTACAGTCCGTTCAAGGTCGCCGAGACGTTCAGCTCGCTCGACGCGCTGGCGCCCGGTCGGGTCGATCTCGGCCTGGGTCGGGCGACGGGAATGCCCGCCGTCGACCGGGCGCTCGGTACCGAACGGCGCAAGCGCAACCCCGACAAGGACCACGCCGAGAAGATCGAGGCCGCCGCGAGCCATCTCTACGACGGGTTCGAGGAGGACCACCCCTACGCCGATATCCGGCTCCCGCGTTCGGCCGAGGACGCGCCCGAGCTGTGGGTGCTCGGCTCGAGCCCCTCGAGCGCGAAGATCGCCGGCAAGCTCGGACTTCAGTACTGCTTCGCCGCGTTCATCAGGCCCCAGCTCGCCGAGCAGGCCTTCGAGACCTACCGGGACAGTTTCGAGTCCTCCGCGTTCGGCGCCGGCCCCGACGAGCCGTCGGGGATGCTCGCGGTGAACGCGGTCTGTGCCGAGACCGACGAGAAGGCGGCGCGACTGCGGGCGACCGCCGAGGCGTCCTACAAGCGGATGCAGCAGGGGGTCGTCGGCTCTATGCCACCTGTCGAGGAAGCGATCGACGAGCTCGGCGGCGTCCCCGAGCCGACGCCGTCCCCGCTTCCGGAGGGGGAGTGGCCCCGATCGATCTCGGGGAGTCCGGAGACGATGCAGGATCTGCTCGAACAGCTCACCGATCGGGTCGGCGTCGACGACGTAATCGTCCAGAACCTCATCGCGGACCACGACGACGTGTGCCGCTCGCACGAACTGCTCGCCGAGGCGGTCGGCCTGGAAGCGAACTAG
- a CDS encoding AzlD family protein, producing the protein MIGDTLALSLDPVVVGVILVMAVVTYATKTGGLWLLNRIEASERLEAALSVLPGAIVIAVLGPELASGGPAEWGAGVLVVAVMWRTESILLALCTGVVSVVLLRGLL; encoded by the coding sequence ATGATCGGTGACACACTCGCACTCTCGCTCGACCCAGTCGTCGTCGGCGTCATCCTCGTGATGGCGGTCGTCACCTACGCCACCAAGACCGGCGGCCTCTGGCTGCTCAACCGGATCGAGGCGAGCGAACGCCTCGAGGCCGCCCTCTCGGTGTTGCCCGGCGCGATCGTGATCGCCGTCCTCGGACCGGAGCTCGCCTCGGGCGGCCCCGCCGAGTGGGGCGCCGGTGTCCTCGTCGTCGCCGTGATGTGGCGCACCGAAAGCATCCTGCTTGCGCTGTGTACCGGCGTCGTCTCGGTCGTCCTGCTCAGAGGGCTACTCTGA
- the hflX gene encoding GTPase HflX, protein MSRSAPSQTARAVVAKRAPNAPVETDEIESLARANGDDVVATVTQVGPNDSGTYLGSGKLDELATVVADREADRVVVDDGLTPDQHHTIERRMPAETVVVDRYRLVLELFESQAGTRRAQLQVELARLQYDLPRVIAAADEGMLNQQTEKGSRIYDVEERIDRLETKLEELPDPAEQFRERRREEGFDLVTLAGYTNAGKSTLLHRLADDMSLEDRDEDAPADDGDATAAIEDRLFETLETTTRRATLDGRPALVTDTVGFVDELPHELVESFSSTLSEAAAADVVVLVADASDDLERFRNRLSVSLDVLAAQGVDAERIVPVVNKADALSDAERRRRYSTASDLVPEDAATPILASVLAGTNVEDVRDAIRERFPEERATLTLPNTDAAMSLVSTAHDRTTVESVDYEGETVELACRGRPDVLERLRGRAEQLE, encoded by the coding sequence ATGTCACGCTCAGCACCCAGCCAGACCGCACGCGCAGTCGTCGCGAAGCGAGCCCCGAACGCACCCGTCGAGACCGACGAGATCGAGTCACTCGCCCGGGCCAACGGGGACGACGTCGTCGCGACCGTCACCCAGGTCGGGCCGAACGACTCCGGAACCTACCTCGGCAGCGGCAAGCTCGACGAGCTCGCGACCGTCGTCGCGGACCGCGAAGCCGATCGCGTCGTCGTCGACGACGGGCTCACACCCGACCAGCACCACACCATCGAGCGACGGATGCCCGCGGAGACGGTCGTCGTCGATCGCTACCGGCTCGTCCTCGAGCTCTTCGAGAGCCAGGCGGGCACCCGGCGCGCCCAGCTCCAGGTCGAGCTCGCACGCCTGCAGTACGACCTGCCGCGGGTGATCGCTGCGGCCGACGAGGGGATGTTGAACCAGCAGACCGAGAAGGGGTCCCGAATCTACGACGTCGAGGAGCGGATCGACCGTCTCGAGACCAAACTCGAGGAGCTGCCCGACCCGGCCGAGCAGTTCCGAGAGCGTCGCCGCGAGGAAGGGTTCGACCTTGTCACACTGGCGGGGTATACGAACGCCGGGAAATCGACGCTGCTACACCGGCTGGCCGACGACATGTCCCTCGAGGACCGCGACGAGGACGCCCCCGCGGACGACGGGGACGCGACGGCGGCGATCGAGGACCGACTGTTCGAGACCCTCGAGACGACGACCCGGCGGGCGACTCTCGACGGGCGTCCCGCCCTCGTCACCGACACGGTCGGGTTCGTCGACGAGCTCCCCCACGAGCTAGTCGAGTCGTTTAGCTCGACGCTGTCGGAGGCGGCCGCGGCCGACGTCGTCGTCCTCGTCGCCGACGCGAGCGACGACCTAGAGCGGTTCCGGAACCGGCTCTCGGTATCGCTCGACGTCCTCGCGGCCCAGGGCGTCGACGCCGAGCGGATCGTCCCGGTGGTGAACAAGGCCGACGCGCTGTCCGACGCCGAGCGCCGACGACGGTACTCGACGGCGAGCGATCTCGTCCCCGAGGACGCGGCGACGCCGATCCTCGCGAGCGTCCTCGCGGGGACCAACGTCGAGGACGTCCGCGACGCGATCCGGGAGCGGTTCCCGGAGGAGCGGGCGACGCTTACCCTTCCGAACACCGACGCGGCGATGTCGCTGGTCTCGACGGCCCACGACCGAACGACCGTCGAGTCGGTCGACTACGAGGGCGAAACCGTCGAGCTCGCCTGTCGGGGTCGTCCCGACGTCCTCGAGCGGCTACGAGGACGGGCCGAGCAACTCGAGTGA
- a CDS encoding bacterio-opsin activator domain-containing protein yields MSDSVSRAGDDTDVGGTLELLLIEDNPGDARLIQEMLRDATELTQRVNPDESTNQAPTVIHEDRLEDGIETLESSPPDLVLLDLNLPDSRGLDTLESVSTIANETPIVVFTGVSDQEVGVQAIQSGAQDFLVKDEVTDELLIRTIHHAIERAHQERQRRRQREQLESLNRLNRIGHDITHAVITTETRAELEQEVCDRLVEDDGYRFAWLGSVNPGSDRIEPTAAAGAEDGYLDEIEVTADPEDERGQGPSGTAIRTGEVQVADDTQTDETFGPWKEAASDRGYRSSIAIPIVHEDLVYGVLNVYSESVRSFTDAEATILSRIGDVIAHAITAIERKDALVSDAVIELEFRIEEMAPELIALSTEESCTIRFDQMIHGDETLLVYGSATDLDQETFLETIEETDGLGDARVLSARKDYFEFELVAPTAVSLFETIATHGGRVESATIEDGEFRFVVELPRGRDTRQMIELLKEHRSDVTYLAQRTTERSERSESGSESVLESDLTEKQRAALETAYFAGYFDWPRESTGEEIADRLGISPATFNQHLRTSERKFFDSVLGE; encoded by the coding sequence ATGAGCGACTCTGTTTCCAGGGCGGGCGACGACACCGACGTCGGCGGGACGCTCGAGCTTCTGTTGATCGAGGACAACCCCGGTGACGCCCGGCTGATCCAGGAGATGCTCCGGGACGCGACCGAGCTCACTCAGCGGGTCAACCCAGACGAGTCGACGAATCAGGCACCGACGGTGATTCACGAGGACCGCCTCGAGGACGGCATCGAGACCCTGGAGTCCTCGCCACCGGACCTCGTCTTGCTCGATCTCAACCTCCCCGACAGCCGCGGGCTCGATACCCTCGAGTCGGTCTCGACGATCGCCAACGAGACGCCGATCGTCGTCTTCACCGGGGTCAGCGATCAGGAGGTCGGCGTTCAGGCGATTCAAAGCGGCGCCCAGGACTTCCTCGTCAAAGACGAGGTCACCGACGAGTTGCTGATTCGAACGATCCATCACGCGATCGAGCGGGCCCACCAGGAACGACAGCGCCGCCGCCAGCGCGAGCAGCTCGAGTCGCTCAACCGGCTCAACCGGATCGGTCACGACATCACCCACGCGGTGATCACGACCGAGACCCGCGCGGAGCTCGAACAGGAGGTCTGTGACCGACTCGTCGAGGACGACGGCTACCGATTCGCCTGGCTGGGCAGCGTCAACCCCGGCAGCGATCGGATCGAGCCGACGGCTGCGGCCGGCGCCGAAGACGGCTACCTCGACGAGATCGAGGTCACGGCCGATCCGGAGGACGAACGGGGGCAGGGACCGTCCGGAACGGCGATCCGGACCGGGGAGGTACAGGTGGCCGACGACACGCAGACCGACGAGACGTTTGGCCCCTGGAAAGAAGCTGCGAGCGATCGGGGGTACCGGTCGTCGATCGCGATCCCGATCGTCCACGAAGACCTCGTTTACGGCGTGTTGAACGTCTACTCGGAGTCGGTCCGTTCGTTCACGGACGCCGAGGCGACGATCCTCTCGCGGATCGGCGACGTCATCGCCCACGCGATCACCGCGATCGAACGCAAGGACGCGCTGGTCAGCGACGCCGTCATCGAACTCGAGTTCCGCATCGAGGAGATGGCCCCCGAACTCATCGCCCTCTCCACGGAGGAATCGTGTACGATCCGGTTCGACCAGATGATCCACGGCGACGAGACGCTGCTGGTCTATGGCTCCGCGACGGATCTCGATCAGGAGACGTTCCTCGAGACGATCGAGGAGACCGACGGGCTCGGCGACGCACGAGTTCTCTCGGCCCGAAAGGACTACTTCGAGTTCGAACTCGTCGCGCCGACCGCGGTCTCGCTGTTCGAAACGATCGCGACCCACGGCGGCCGCGTCGAGTCGGCGACGATCGAAGACGGCGAGTTCCGGTTCGTCGTCGAACTCCCCCGCGGCCGAGACACTCGCCAGATGATCGAACTGCTCAAGGAGCACCGTTCGGACGTCACCTACCTCGCACAGCGGACCACCGAACGGAGCGAACGCTCGGAGTCGGGCTCGGAGTCCGTCCTCGAGAGCGATCTCACGGAAAAACAGCGGGCCGCCCTCGAGACGGCCTACTTCGCGGGCTACTTCGACTGGCCCCGCGAGAGCACGGGCGAGGAGATCGCCGACCGCCTCGGAATCTCGCCGGCGACCTTCAACCAGCACCTGCGGACCTCCGAGCGGAAGTTCTTCGATTCTGTGCTTGGCGAGTAA
- a CDS encoding response regulator, producing MSEAGQHTPEPAQLLLVEDNPGDVRLTREAFKQGRIDNDLHTVSDGSDALDFLRQRGEYEDAPRPDLVLLDLNLPRKDGEEVLAELKDDPELQSIPVIVLTSSRAEEDIARSYELHANAYLTKPVDPDEFIETVRAFEKFWFSVVRLPPEDDDQ from the coding sequence ATGAGCGAGGCAGGACAGCACACTCCCGAACCGGCCCAGCTGCTTCTGGTCGAGGACAACCCGGGCGACGTCCGACTGACCCGAGAGGCGTTCAAGCAGGGTCGGATCGACAACGACCTCCATACTGTCTCGGACGGCAGCGATGCGCTGGATTTTCTCCGCCAGCGCGGCGAGTACGAGGACGCCCCGCGTCCCGATCTCGTCTTGCTCGATCTCAATCTCCCCCGCAAGGACGGCGAGGAAGTCCTCGCGGAACTCAAGGACGATCCGGAGCTGCAGTCGATCCCGGTGATCGTTCTGACGAGTTCCCGGGCCGAGGAGGATATCGCCAGATCCTACGAGCTACACGCGAACGCCTACCTGACGAAACCGGTCGACCCCGACGAGTTCATCGAGACGGTTCGGGCCTTCGAGAAGTTCTGGTTCTCCGTCGTTCGACTCCCGCCGGAGGATGACGACCAATGA
- a CDS encoding ubiquitin-like small modifier protein 1: protein MELDLRFFATFREAVGQKELTSSFEDGATVGDVLGELEAEYDDLEDQLLEDGAIRAQLSVLKNGRDVVHMEGPDTILEDGDTLSVFPPVAGG from the coding sequence ATGGAACTCGATCTACGGTTCTTCGCCACCTTTCGCGAGGCGGTCGGGCAGAAGGAGCTGACGTCCTCGTTCGAAGACGGCGCGACGGTCGGGGACGTCCTGGGCGAACTCGAGGCCGAGTACGACGACCTCGAGGACCAGCTGCTCGAGGACGGAGCGATCCGAGCCCAGCTGAGCGTGCTGAAAAACGGTCGCGACGTCGTCCACATGGAGGGCCCCGACACGATCCTCGAGGACGGCGACACGCTGTCGGTGTTCCCGCCGGTCGCGGGCGGTTGA
- a CDS encoding bacterio-opsin activator domain-containing protein → MDSVSGTHEPGNGTAVLERFVDPVVAVTDGVITFANGAARTEFGFPAESLPREPESVLGAYWSRIEDALTETTVGTARHVSLETAAYDARVHRGAEGATIVFEPPEDQDPPASDRSVKDRAINEAPVGITISDPSREDNPLVYINEAYEEITGYDYEDVVGRNCRLLQGEDSDPDAVAEMRAGIEEERPVTVEIVNYRKDDTRFWNEVTIAPVRNDAGELTHYVGFQNDVTARKEAELELERRTEELEYILERIEGLIQDVTDVVAGSTSRRELEAVVCERIVTEEAYEGAWIGERDPATERIEVRERAGVSLDASSIDDDHPAAVALESHAVAVDGDGETTRASFPLRYNGIDYGVLTVRTDCGRTIDDRESVILSALARTIASGVNARETSRTLATDAVVAVDVDLTDPALAPVALSAATDARFEYRRSVHRTGDGTASLFTVEGTTAEALRTAAAELPAVSLEVLVEHEGSCLVELHDEDDPVGWLSDRGVRTISIESEDGSARLSLEIPRSANVRSVVEAIEDRYDGTDVVSFHQREGEGRSRQEFASRLEESLTDRQFTALQRAYLAGYFEWPRPTTGEELARTMDVSRPTFHEHLRGAEAKLCRAFFGDD, encoded by the coding sequence ATGGATAGTGTCAGCGGGACGCACGAGCCCGGGAACGGGACGGCCGTCCTCGAGCGGTTCGTCGATCCGGTGGTGGCTGTGACCGACGGGGTGATTACGTTCGCGAACGGAGCCGCCCGGACCGAGTTCGGGTTTCCGGCGGAGTCACTTCCCCGGGAGCCGGAGTCGGTCCTCGGTGCCTACTGGAGCCGAATCGAGGACGCACTGACCGAGACGACGGTCGGGACGGCTCGGCACGTCTCTCTCGAAACCGCGGCGTACGACGCCCGCGTTCACCGGGGGGCGGAGGGGGCGACGATCGTGTTCGAACCGCCCGAGGATCAGGATCCGCCCGCGAGCGATCGGTCGGTCAAGGATCGAGCGATCAACGAGGCCCCGGTGGGGATCACGATCTCCGATCCGAGCCGCGAGGACAACCCGCTGGTCTACATCAACGAGGCCTACGAGGAAATCACGGGCTACGACTACGAGGACGTCGTCGGCCGCAACTGTCGGCTCCTGCAGGGCGAGGACTCCGATCCCGACGCGGTCGCGGAGATGCGGGCGGGAATCGAGGAGGAACGTCCGGTCACCGTCGAGATCGTCAACTACCGCAAGGACGACACCCGGTTCTGGAACGAGGTGACGATCGCGCCGGTCCGTAACGACGCAGGCGAACTGACCCATTACGTCGGCTTCCAGAACGACGTTACCGCCCGCAAGGAGGCCGAGCTCGAACTCGAACGTCGAACCGAAGAGCTCGAGTACATCCTCGAGCGGATCGAGGGACTGATCCAGGACGTCACCGACGTCGTCGCGGGCTCGACCTCTCGCCGGGAGCTCGAGGCTGTGGTCTGTGAGCGCATCGTTACGGAGGAGGCCTACGAGGGCGCCTGGATCGGCGAACGAGATCCGGCGACCGAGCGCATCGAGGTCCGTGAACGGGCGGGCGTCTCCCTCGATGCGTCCTCGATCGACGACGACCACCCGGCCGCGGTGGCCCTCGAGAGCCACGCCGTCGCCGTCGACGGTGACGGCGAGACGACCCGCGCCTCGTTCCCCTTGCGGTACAACGGGATCGATTACGGCGTGTTGACGGTCCGGACCGACTGCGGCCGGACCATCGACGACCGGGAGTCGGTGATTCTCTCGGCGCTCGCCCGAACGATCGCGAGCGGTGTCAACGCCCGCGAAACCAGTCGCACGCTCGCGACTGACGCCGTCGTCGCCGTCGACGTCGATCTCACCGATCCGGCGCTTGCGCCGGTTGCGCTGTCGGCGGCGACGGACGCCCGCTTCGAGTATCGGCGGTCGGTCCACCGAACCGGCGACGGAACGGCGTCGCTGTTCACGGTCGAGGGAACGACCGCCGAGGCGCTCCGGACGGCGGCGGCCGAGCTCCCGGCCGTTTCCCTCGAGGTGCTGGTCGAACACGAGGGAAGCTGTCTGGTCGAACTCCACGACGAGGACGATCCGGTCGGCTGGCTCTCGGACCGCGGTGTCCGGACCATCTCGATCGAGAGCGAGGACGGCAGCGCCCGCCTCTCGCTCGAGATTCCGCGGTCGGCGAACGTCCGCTCGGTCGTCGAAGCGATCGAAGACCGGTACGACGGGACCGACGTTGTCTCCTTTCACCAGCGCGAGGGCGAGGGCCGGTCCCGACAGGAGTTCGCCTCGCGGCTCGAGGAGTCGCTCACGGACCGTCAGTTCACCGCGTTACAGCGGGCGTATCTGGCGGGCTACTTCGAGTGGCCCCGTCCGACGACCGGCGAGGAGCTCGCCCGGACGATGGACGTCTCGCGGCCGACCTTCCACGAACACCTCCGGGGCGCGGAGGCGAAGCTCTGTCGGGCCTTCTTCGGCGACGACTAG
- a CDS encoding HVO_0649 family zinc finger protein yields the protein MSPHQSPFERLRKKFDDSELRCRHCGYRDDSGWNVSTSGDWVEYRFVCSSCDAVETREMRL from the coding sequence ATGTCACCACACCAGTCACCGTTCGAACGGCTGCGGAAGAAGTTCGACGACTCGGAGCTGCGATGTCGGCACTGCGGCTACCGCGACGACAGCGGCTGGAACGTCTCGACGAGCGGCGATTGGGTGGAGTATCGGTTCGTCTGTTCGTCCTGCGATGCCGTCGAAACCAGAGAGATGCGGCTCTGA